The DNA region TCAAATTTGTCTAATAATAATTAAAAAGATTACCATAACTCATTCAAAATTTAGATTTAAAAACAAAGCCAAATTTATATTTAAGAAAACGATTATTTAGAACTAAGAACTAACCTAATATCTAAATTGCAAAAGTATTTAACATAGATATTTTGTCGAATTTTAAAAGAGTGACCACTATAATATTTCTTTTAGAAAAGAAAAATAACCTTACATTTTATGGATACATTGATAACACCATTATTCTTTCTAAAAGTATTTTTTTAAACCTATTCTTTCtataaaaaaaatcttaaaagtTTTAGCATGCATTTTTGCCTTTGCATTTAATGATCCTTCACAATTACCAATTTATTTGTTATAATGAgattaaatatattaataatttTTACCATTAGATATTTTAATGTTAATATTAATAACGAAATTGAATTGACGAACTTttatctatttttattttattataaaatattCCTTCTAATCCTTCTTATTATAAAAGAAAATTACTTTTCAAATCCCTTAAAATATAAATAAATCTAAACAAAATATAAACTAGATACATAAAAAATTCTTATAACAAGAACTAGGGTATAAGTTTTTTTTATCACAAATGTTTTCTTCAAACATTTGCCATGAATAAAATTAGACTATATATGTTTAAGAAATATTCATAAATATCATAATTTagttttacaaaaaaaataaatttgAATGTTAATATACAAAAATCTTAGTTTTAAATACCACCTCAtgatattatttataaaaaatataattttttaaaaattaaattcCCACAACTTAATTTATTTTGACAAAATTTAAAGTAACTTGATAtattaaaagtattttaaaatatgagttttataaaattattaaaaatatgTTAACTAATATTAAGAATATACATATAAAGGGATGAATTAATAATTTAAACTTTAGAATAAGTGTAGCAAAATTGCAATATCAGCGTTGGCACGTGCGATAGCAAACCTAAAGAGACGAGAGGCGGAATCTGAATCGACACAGCCGTTTCTGTGTTTTGTTACTCTCAACCCACGCCGACCTAACTGCAGCGAATACATCATCGTCCACTGTCAGGTATTGTAACAACATGAATATTCATTCTTGTTCTGTTCAGTATTCGCATGTTTGTTTCTCATTGATGTTGTTTTGTTATTAGCAACCATTGCCAATTTTGTTTTGATTCATGTATGAAAATCACGGGGTTGCTGGGTTTGCTTTGATTTTAGCCCTAAAGTTGAGAATTGAGATAAAGTTACTACCTTTGTGTTTTTTTGTCATTTTAGGGAAAAAAATTTCATTTTAGGGATTCAGGGTTTAGGGTTTTGCAAAAACATTTTTATCATTCTACTTATAGATGACAGTTCTATGACAGATTAATTTTTATAATTAGTTTTCTTTGGATGTTACACAGAAGCTTACTTGTGAATTTGATTGGGTTTATTCATGGTGAATGCAGATGATTCTGTTTTTTTATTTCTACTTGTTTATGCGTGTGGGGTGAGATTTGGATCCAGAGCCCGTTTGGATGGTGTGCAAGACGGGCTATCGCAATGAGTCCAAAATTGATCATGGTTAAACCGTGGCTAAATAGGGTCGCTTAAAATATTAGGTTAAATTGTGGTTAAATAGGGTCTCTATTTGTTTTACTGTAGTTAAACTTAGGTTAACCTACACAAGGCCTAAAAACTCTTGAGATGACTCTGTTTGGATCTCTAGAGCTGTTGGAGCTGGTTTAAATATTAGGTGCTAATGCTAGTTTTCTTGCAAATATGCAGTTTTGAATGTCTGATTCGGATGAGTTTCGTTGCTTCATTGGTGGCCTTGCATGGTCAACCTCGGATAGAAAGTTAAAGGAAGCATTTGAAAAGTATGGCAAGCTTCTTGAGGCTAAGGTGATTAATTTCATATTTTATTTGTGTTTCTTGTTGTTAAGAATTATGATCTTCTATGCTTTCATGCTTGTTTGTTGTTTTGCATTATATTTACATATCCTAGTGTACTTTTTCAAGTTATGCTGTTTTTTTACTTTAGTCTTTGTTAACATTGGATGAAAATTGATTTAGGTTGTGGTTGACAAATTCTCTGGGCGTTCTCGTGGTTTTGGGTTTGTCACATTTGATGACAAGGAAGCAATGGAAGAGGCTATTGAGGCCATGAATGGAATTGACTTGGATGGTCGAACTATTACTGTAGATAAAGCCCAACCTCAAGGAAATAGAGACGATGATGATCGTCGAGGTGGTCGTGACTCACGTGATCGCAATCGTGGCCGAGATTATGGAGGTGGTCGAGGGTCTAATGGCGGTGAATGCTTCAAGTGTGGTAAACCTGGTCATTTTGCAAGAGAATGTCCTAGTGAAGGAGGAGAAAGAGGGGGGAGATATGGTGGAAGAGAAAGTAGATATAGCGGTGGCTATGGTCCTGAGAGGAATGGTGGCGGTCGTGATAGGGATGGTGGCGGTCGTGATAGGGATGGTGGTGGGCGTGACAGGGATGGTGGAGGTCGTGATAGGGATGGTGGAGGTCGTGATAGGGATGGTGGTGGGCGTGACAGGGATGGTAGCGGTCGTGACAGGGATCGTGCTGGACCATATGAGCGTCGTGGATCATCTGGAGGTTATCGTTGATACATTTAAGCTTCATTAAGGTACTCAACATGCTTTGAGTTTTACTTTGTGTACATGTTTTTCATGGTTCTGATGTTAATTTTATTGTGATTTTGCAGTTTTCGAATTGAAGGGTCGCTGTTACTGCCTCAACTTTTTTCTTTTGGTGACAATGTTTTGGATTTATTTATGGATGTATGATACCGGTATTTTGACGTGCAATACTTTGAACATATATCAAAACTCTTTTATGTTCATAACTGTTAATCGTTAGTTCCATTGAAATCTTGTGCTTGTTTGAATTACTGTCAAATATATTGTGCTTTATGCTATCATTATTTTCTTTTGCTTATCCTGTGATTTGTGAATACATAGACATATTTTAAGTAACAGTTGTTACCTTAAGTCATGCACCATTTTCGAACTAGTGTTGTCTATGATGAAGACAACATCATGAACTTTAGACGAATCTATTTTTTAAATGTGACCGAGTGTTTGAGGGAGTTTTTTTTAGTGTTATTAACACTCATTGAACAATTTCTGTATGATAAGCTTATAAAAACTTTTTCAAACTACATTTGTATTCTGTTTAACTTATATTTGAGTCATTTGATATAGCTTATAAAAACTATATTATTTGATTATACTTTTTATCAATCTTCAGATATTAAGTCCGGGTAAGTTTTGCTCTATCAGTAACTAATTTATAGTGACAGTTGAAATTGTTTAACTAATTTATATTTCTAACATTATCATTTACATTTTTTAATATCATATTTATCCTTTTAAGTTTGTAATCGATTACAAGGTTAGCATTTGAAGATGCAAACATGTCACTTATTGAAAAATATGGTACTCTCTTTATAAGAGACAACTCATTAAAATTAATGTATCTAAATTATATATAGATCAAATGTATTAAATATTCATTAAATCTAAAAATTGAACTGTGGAGATGATATTATAATGGACACAAAATCAAAGTTATCAAACTCGAGTTTCTGTTGTGTTAAAAAAATTAGTTTTTAGATTATTAAACAATTGATGTATCTAATTTATATAgattaaatatattaattattcaataaacttaacaattaatttttttatttattataataaaaaatggaTGGAGTATAAATCTGTTTTAAAATTCCAACTTAATTATACTTAATTATAAAGTAAAAATCTACTAAATCCTCCTAAAATTTTCATAATATAAAGTGTCGTTTTCGTGAACTTGTATCGAAGTATATATAATTCGTCATCAAATTATAAATAAGCACTTGAAGCCATCTGATACAAACGTGAATGAGGTTGGGGTAATCATTCTTCTACATTCTCAACTTCAATGGATATAACTCACATGCGAGGATGTAACATGAAACTGACATGAAAAGTCTTGGCAAAGAGCACTATATAAATCTAAAGACAAACATGGCTAACATGATAAGTTAATCCCCATCAGCTCTACCTATGAGCAAGCACCTGTCAGGTTTCCTGAAACCCAACGCAGTACAGAGCTGCAAATAATCAGAGAAAGTTCACTGCGATTCCAGCAGTAAATATCTGCTCCAGTAAACTTGTGACTATTTTGAGGTTGATATGGTAAGAAACTTCATGGTCAGCACTAAGAAAATTAGGTAAGCAtacaaaagagaaaaaaaaattaGTTGACAAGCATCAATAAGAGAGATCTATTTTTTTAAGCCAAAAACAACTTCTAGTCTCTAACCAGAATGGAAGCAGGGAACCATGCATTATCAAACCATAACTAAAACGTAGAGTTATTTTCCCCCTCTTTCAAGTGAAAAAAAAAACTGTATGTCTCAGGCATAATTTCCTTTTCTCCAAATTTGTCACTACCTAAGGTAAGTGAATCCAATGAATGATAAAATATATGTGGTCTCAACTCTTAAAGCAAGAGTCTATAACATCAGTAGCTTCACATTTCAGCTTAAGTTTTCAGAGATTAAGCAAACCCGGCAACAATTTCGCTCAGACTACAAATGTTGAGTAATTGTGACAAACGATAAAAAATAATGTCAATAATCTAAGTACTAAATCAAGATAAAATAGGTTCAAAACACAGCACCTGACAGGAATTATAAATAGTTTTAGCTTCTTCCATACATTGTGTTGTTATCTGTATTCAGTTCACAATTTTTGTTAAGGTAAACAAGGATTAATTTAAGGTCCTATCTGAACGGCCTTAGGTAGTATGACTCATTTCTGAACATTTTATAA from Lathyrus oleraceus cultivar Zhongwan6 chromosome 1, CAAS_Psat_ZW6_1.0, whole genome shotgun sequence includes:
- the LOC127084996 gene encoding glycine-rich RNA-binding protein RZ1A — encoded protein: MSDSDEFRCFIGGLAWSTSDRKLKEAFEKYGKLLEAKVVVDKFSGRSRGFGFVTFDDKEAMEEAIEAMNGIDLDGRTITVDKAQPQGNRDDDDRRGGRDSRDRNRGRDYGGGRGSNGGECFKCGKPGHFARECPSEGGERGGRYGGRESRYSGGYGPERNGGGRDRDGGGRDRDGGGRDRDGGGRDRDGGGRDRDGGGRDRDGSGRDRDRAGPYERRGSSGGYR